From Chryseobacterium joostei, the proteins below share one genomic window:
- a CDS encoding resolvase produces the protein MKISYQFFISSMVVVFVGCNPQNKTSEATKTEAATTQKTIAFSDFKKIKGVENVQDVPFQLSTQLDSIRFFVAPNKDAAHLKVAYNKLHNYYGFEEFDDFYSINYSINNNISNSIEAFVLKSEFTAAFDLTLQGVDLYEIRSSLFKTSQDLKNKSFNKYGTISEVSEQEFKTASKKRIDEVLVKNPYIKLKDGNWINTENGKETIIVQHENVSTEDGTLSNEYVGKSPFLHLEVFKENSVEVSDTFYSFYNIKSGSNFQIFTAGYPQIIPTKKWISYLSSNSDVGSDFEVSKYLEQKNNQESLLYVNFTKFKIADETKSFWADNDTFYAEVYPTNSAPSKDKKQKAAFIKIQLKPNLF, from the coding sequence ATGAAAATCTCATATCAATTTTTTATATCATCAATGGTGGTTGTTTTTGTAGGTTGCAATCCTCAAAATAAAACGTCAGAAGCTACAAAAACAGAAGCTGCAACTACTCAGAAAACTATAGCATTTTCCGATTTCAAAAAAATAAAAGGGGTAGAAAATGTACAAGATGTACCTTTTCAACTATCTACTCAACTTGATTCTATTCGTTTTTTTGTGGCTCCGAATAAGGATGCAGCTCATCTGAAAGTTGCCTACAACAAACTGCATAACTATTATGGATTCGAAGAATTTGATGACTTCTACTCTATCAATTACAGCATTAATAATAATATTTCAAATAGCATTGAAGCTTTTGTTTTGAAATCAGAATTTACGGCAGCATTTGACTTGACTTTACAGGGGGTGGATTTATATGAGATAAGAAGCAGCCTGTTTAAAACATCTCAGGATCTAAAAAATAAATCGTTCAATAAGTATGGTACCATATCAGAAGTTTCAGAGCAGGAATTTAAGACTGCCTCTAAAAAACGAATCGATGAGGTTTTAGTAAAAAATCCTTATATAAAACTGAAAGACGGTAACTGGATAAACACCGAAAATGGCAAAGAAACGATAATTGTTCAACACGAAAATGTATCTACTGAAGACGGTACATTATCCAATGAATATGTAGGAAAGTCACCTTTTCTGCATTTAGAAGTTTTCAAGGAAAATTCGGTGGAAGTTTCAGATACCTTCTATTCTTTTTATAATATAAAATCCGGATCTAATTTTCAAATTTTCACTGCAGGTTATCCTCAGATTATTCCTACTAAAAAATGGATTTCTTACCTTTCTTCAAATAGCGATGTAGGAAGTGATTTTGAAGTGAGTAAATACCTGGAACAAAAAAATAATCAGGAAAGCCTTCTGTATGTGAACTTTACAAAATTCAAGATTGCTGACGAAACAAAATCCTTTTGGGCAGATAATGACACCTTTTATGCAGAAGTTTACCCTACAAACTCAGCTCCATCGAAAGATAAAAAGCAAAAGGCAGCTTTCATCAAAATTCAGTTAAAACCCAATTTATTTTAA